A single Nomia melanderi isolate GNS246 chromosome 13, iyNomMela1, whole genome shotgun sequence DNA region contains:
- the Vps13B gene encoding vacuolar protein sorting 13B isoform X2 has translation MFKLESYITPVILSYVEKYVRNFKPEQSQVSLWDGDASFRNLDLRLEVLEEQFNLPFVFVSGHIHELLIHVPWVKITSEPIVITINTIECILKLKDDTKVETSTSGLQKRQKISQEEAPPGYIKSIVTKVVNNITINCNNLILKYVEEDIVLSVNVRFLSMQTVDNKWEPAFTDVNAYEIMLRKVITIQDITLCLDKMDASGKIEIYQDPVLYRCSVMIRLIINYHNNTARRASVTRLDLHCQKMEFSITEQQVPMLLRLAALIMVLQTKQFPPSKEKSLIPVEERNDDIIDHVSGTATDINEWSELAWDIVSALIPIDWDNDWSMEQQMAYSEHTIHLGVYVHDATLTFKTVENIKEQLFYKSRKLRYKSFLTLRLNGVVVDTLLQGIAMTTFQIGMGCIRIYPRGTCSCGHLEVVDGAQPPLYLIAGTLYTDYLKDTLFDDDSVENKGKKRDYKQGIYYYLNTVSEERLIERCPAFAMDYVHCVELPDDITPEKLAEFGSNFEYSNFHERRVMRHIIGDLTIRLCSGVFHRIDTIKQAAANYDYSPYLVSKPDPLVDELPPVTLEEYESLRENVSMVKTKLMIVKASLQLQLADHSITGLPRQRKLVENRTAPLTPALTDDPFMSIECDEVILTMLQPLYPFRLAACASKQTDLSTEMFDQCHKIITLQVTGARSQLYLTKNCHTSIIMPYSIQCGATKLLYPQYWRNVDLIHETYSVHIDSITITGTKAKLMVATSILTSIFNPTDTTNPLVCSSLFNDACQEIDPIYLELLLENINCKKISSLVTISNKISIHSMKMFALNESQQAFIFSGPESNVHGEAENKLFLTAVIQFPKNVEKQTHPPLLSLQMADIRASLDPLLFKWLEYRVTYNNLGTLCTTKYETQQHLEGTSSDTGTKKKTFPSLHESVHSSSDKEKRKSVVTTEKSKTVQNDDLKKRHDSKTDSDIQNLGILARLAELYPWWCGLVLSGCVGHIVIYIPSNTMSGIGAYGIEEAKDRALNTDNDLQMLIIKLPTLIVHSSNISIEMLTPHLQKLPVKLPKSIWTNKLESFPWTLSLVEFHCYMLQQHTQKNFIKKVSLNATVALTTKFTMSPTGGNVLSSLGLCVHIDNSPIIISVSEEQIVFMNKIISNILCVLRVSTAADKSVVASTLNTETQVVLPIIPQTPSTPTQLLYPEDTTTTSTVSTSKDDIMQESDELVLTAWIQWTITKIAFKLYVAEVGSSSSLKLVLELEDIITSLDLQPVYLKLKSKITTATIFHYTRAPNSPTWDIGEYVGAILCGREDSLEKGDDSGFLSFTVTRAKSGNVHTRWGTYKRHRSQKKDIVTEPTLSSNAYISEVVVKIQMVDIILPLTIVSKYVQLLKPFTCFYQTIEKDCIETPEQNATTSLSSIASLDNETLPLIYLDFKGLRLMLPASNIIKLKPQHDLLMLQLDGIRITPHAENPICRTPLRLDIYQLAAQANILNIPGSAVEDRQYQININGICAHTTTWKNYQMSINKKMSQSYLYTMNENPALEWNKLGHGSSLEQQFSTLPLVSKFDLCLIIAPPILFKPDVTVCGSAIEVNCITDIEVTVNLDQIQLISILNNELKNVLLGNFEPHRTSTESSNTFHKISSTMGTIKQITWTKQSSDDVDVDFTKDSGIDFETSSVNSTIVGKPTIPEVSVLLPFEFLVNCGKITFLLYDIQKASTKYQVDINEIEEDEGESQKQPLVYIMVNQPNIYFSQQHPSQKVQVSCFDVTMALGEKENYELYSIPSEKDFKLFMIETKSGDLHPDTGIPPSFVTMKYEKTLGKKPQFSVDMGRPTKIYFSLSRLSQIYVMKNKILSCFTNQCETPTEQFDDIKILSTTKTKKLNWPDLNMSTKQVVLSLKTDSGAEIIISLASLSGSVTSLLRPDRIYSNTSVDSFIISAILNENIKVLLNPWCCNITVCLLWESWQNTDSIPQIHVQADSDSLYLDFGPEQIKIIKNVMQDCQFLLNELTTTPSECKNNEKQIVLSTEQHYKDDLKAGAFQFVNGNADELPFPYQVVFFAYPQQSMAWRYPQPRTLTRIHVSPVPFETLDSDSGYIDKVPCVLEYWSDCHMSYQRYVDFYLSETDSYRLELPEKAPARAVACIWRVVLLSSNNKPLSKTIISARVLAACLRIDSYFNSSIIPNIQAALNIGAIHLSMYNHVNPTMYNNLQRPLKNYTLKGTSPETQCFMTLEHKEAILVLNKWIDGSTLIDISGTFGVHILDYTHLTMQEILDPLEARFQLSLSDKTDISLTCSPFSLKLGPTIAHTLAVSTHLWLTFLEEDNKNMILFTRYVVANDSNVPILFGQSGTGDNTLLESRQCTFYSWKHFDNKMIRIAIEENIWLWSKPFSVATDGIQAIEFNNSVTKATAFVSVRSLSATQKLVTFSGQLIISNQLIDNFEMKLVKYEGDIGSKVTVLKDVYPVPGKNCPPSVILDGNKKMAIRLRFTNMPNLSWTGDIPLQPNAKWGQPWLVKVPLQERGQFLSIWVRIVTQVIQDRIKVLAVLSPLYMIRSHLPVPARVQMDTPSLKISLSTMVNGRGERQQLYCPGTFEHFHQLTFQLESGVSTSNPYVPLSYSSVDQRKFFKRPEFEDIDAILTSLEDQKEEEQWPFQGDMIEEWISAEQPQTHVQVKYQDAGLVSSTLLLELQPWCFMLNSMGCHLSLVSEDTELCQIPHYGIVTPPKLEGTFHLCVGVGDTFYTSQSLQLARPDWSQSFYMPRIGGLIPVDGNIKTCVDCCSSVSIMSINSSMHEDMRLIRITSSHVISNLTSQELCIATLAVHEEETRLELPNDLTLYSLNISPSEDQKQGIPITQWYTLYMEDIMEPLVLYISLSLGHKWSCPIRVDQGMSRKCVAIPNGSTTMPVVITTQEDKGTTYIMIHVDHHPQLLIENTCAFKILLGQANETGEVITPDTSHFTWTCEVESGASCHYSIPSISNRLPDAPVSTASNVLLFSAVTNHNEQAIQNKEVRWSRGINLSAISGVLVDQYVRLPFYGDVKLIMQNRCYTTYISIVPISQEEVSARDIRSRLLRKETDMKEIETLHTKYIDQAEDDKTINVQGSDSSTSVTTFFSAQDENLITEIATPLQTNPERSITNMDNLKTNANDDAKAAEGNISKEGSATIHLRGINIIIMHDMNENAQRIEVASLSMTDIIVTVAARSRIINLSAFIGDLQLDNQMFDQGGFDFPVVLISQSPLVTKGVGYYTHNCLINKIEQIRENSLITIDYIMENQGHIRASKELYLKIAPISAYIEDTYITQLLNYATSMVPPRFFAPDDIIKSKTLISTTEVCVSNYIMVDAKILSAPLRLQNLKIEPLSILLSAHTSVRLYVALDHSPLYFGTFEKKNILTTPYRLGNALTMHYLSGAIFGAGWVVGSLEILGSPGSLAQALGSGLRDFISLPLQGLLQGPWGFIVGITHGSASLMRHVTAGTLNSVTKLASSVARNLDRLTLDEEHLQRQEESRRMRPQGMAQGLYQGLTGLGMSVLAAVAGIAHHPLQQVWSGEMTTKSLVTGVGLGLVGVVTKPLSGAAELVALTGQGLLQGAGWNSLPTPRQRPVVQYTTGNNASIRYAWWLLPLLKNNHGNILHVTNADYVIQQGSNHAVTLVLTRHALLLVNAAEDTVERIFLLKDLTSADHHLDSTISLYCIPETTQTNRPVSPTPYEMDQEMRARVEEYVRTSSTGLASVSTNSDGQSDTFENVTTHSDRTLTFYVSPDSRNYLLSLFNIAKRQSQGSGFRVL, from the exons ATGTTCAAATTGGAATCATATATAACACCAGTGATTCTTAGTTATGTTGAAAAGTATGTGAGGAATTTTAAACCAGAACAATCTCAG GTGTCTTTATGGGATGGTGATGCATCATTTCGAAATCTTGATTTGAGATTAGAAGTTTTGGAAGAGCAATTTAATCTTCCTTTTGTCTTTGTTAGCGGTCATATACATGAATTGCTTATACATGTTCCTTGGGTAAAAATCACTTCAGAACCAAttgttattacaataaatactaTAG AGTGTATTCTGAAATTAAAAGATGATACTAAAGTGGAAACCAGTACTTCTGGATTACagaaaagacaaaaaatatCACA aGAAGAAGCCCCACCTGGGTACATAAAAAGCATAGTAACAAAAGTTGTAAATAACATAACAatcaattgtaataatttaattctaaaatatgtGGAAGAAGACATTGTTCTTAGCGTAAACGTGAGATTTTTAAGTATGCAGACTGTTGATAATAAATGGGAACCAGCATTTACTG ATGTCAATGCATATGAAATTATGCTGAGAAAAGTAATTACAATTCAAGATATAACATTATGTTTGGACAAAATGGATGCTTctggaaaaatagaaatatatcag GAtcctgttttatatagatgctCTGTTATGATACGTTTGATTATCAACTATCACAATAACACAGCTAGAAGAGCTTCTGTTACACGTTTAGACCTTCACTGTCAGAAAATGGAGTTTAGTATAACAGAACAGCAAGTACCAATGCTCTTGAGACTAGCTGCACTAATAATGGTATTGCAAACAAAACAATTTCCACCTAGTAAAGAGAAGTCCTTAATCCCAGTTGAAGAAAGAAATG atgATATTATTGACCATGTAAGTGGAACTGCTACCGATATTAATGAATGGAGTGAATTGGCTTGGGATATAGTATCAGCTTTAATACCCATTGATTGGGATAATGATTGGTCTATGGAACAACAAATGGCTTATTCTGAACACACTATTCATTTGGGTGTATACGTACATGATGCCACTTTAACTTTTAAA ACAGTAGAAAACATTAAGgagcaattattttataaatcacgGAAGCTCAGGTATAAGTCGTTTCTAACGTTGAGATTAAATGGTGTTGTGGTGGATACATTGCTTCAAGGAATTGCTATGACTACCTTTCAAATTGGAATGGGTTGTATACGAATATATCCAAGAGGAACCTGTAGTTGTGGACATCTGGAAGTAGTTGATGGAGCTCAA CCAcctttatatttaatagcagGAACATTATATActgattatttaaaagatacatTATTTGACGATGATTCAGTAGAAAACAAAGGGAAGAAAAGAGATTACAAAcaaggaatttattattatttaaatacagtaTCAG AGGAAAGACTAATAGAACGATGTCCTGCATTTGCTATGGATTATGTTCACTGTGTTGAATTACCAGATGACATTACCCCTGAAAAACTGGCGGAATTTGGATCTAATTTTGAATACag CAATTTTCACGAACGTAGAGTTATGAGACACATTATAGGCGACTTAACTATTAGATTATGTTCTGGTGTTTTTCATCGCATTGATACAATAAAACAAGCTGCTGCAAATTATGATTACAGTCCATATCTTGTTTCAAAACCag atcCATTGGTAGACGAACTTCCGCCAGTTACATTAGAAGAATATGAATCCTTAAGAGAAAATGTATCTATGGTTAAAACAAAGTTGATGATAGTAAAAGCATCTCTCCAATTACAATTAGCTGATCATTCCATTACGGGATTGCCACGTCAACGAAAACTTGTTGAAAATAGA ACGGCACCGTTAACACCTGCTCTTACGGACGATCCTTTTATGAGCATTGAATGTGATGAAGTAATACTAACTATGCTGCAACCATTATATCCGTTTAGACTTGCTGCATGTGCATCGAAGCAAACTGATCTTTCCACGGAAATGTTCGATCAATgtcataaaattattacactTCAG GTAACTGGGGCAAGAAGTCAACTTTACTTAACGAAAAATTGTCATACATCGATAATAATGCCTTATTCAATTCAGTGCGgagcaacaaagctattgtaTCCCCAGTACTGGAGAAATGTTGATTTAATACATGAAACATACTCAGTTCACATAGACAGCATCACAATCACTGGAACAAAAGCAAAATTAATGGTTGCTACGTCTATATTGACTTCAATTTTCAATCCTACTGATACAACGAACCCTCTTGTATGTTCCTCTTTGTTCAATGATGCTTGTCAAGAAATAG ACCCAATATACTTAGAGctgttattagaaaatataaattgcaaGAAAATTTCATCGTTGGTTACTATTTCAAATAAGATAAGCATacattcaatgaaaatgtttgctCTAAATGAATCACAGCAGGCCTTTATTTTCTCAGGTCCAGAAAGCAATGTTCATGG CGAGGCAGAAAATAAACTATTCCTAACAGCTGTAatacaatttccaaaaaatGTTGAGAAACAAACGCATCCGCCTCTTCTGTCGCTTCAAATGGCAGACATCAGAGCTTCACTGGATCCATTACTGTTTAAATGGCTAGAATATCGTGTAACATACAATAATTTAGGTACTTTATGTACAACAAAATATGAAACGCAACAGCATCTTGAAGGTACATCTTCCGATACTGGAACGAAGAAAAAGACATTTCCCAGTTTACACGAAAGTGTGCATAGCTCTTCagacaaagaaaaaagaaaatcagtTGTGACAACTGAGAAATCAAAGACTGTACAAAATGATGATCTCAAGAAACGGCATGATTCTAAAACTGATAGTGATATACAG AATTTGGGAATATTGGCCAGATTAGCAGAACTATATCCATGGTGGTGTGGACTTGTATTAAGTGGATGTGTTGgacatattgttatatatataccGTCGAATACAATGAGTGGTATTGGTGCATATG gtATAGAAGAAGCAAAAGACAGAGCACTAAATACCGATAACGACTTGCAAATGTTGATAATAAAGTTACCCACACTTATTGTTCATTCCTCTAACATAAGTATTGAAATGCTAACACCTCATCTTCAGAAATTACCAGTTAAACTACCAAAATCTATATGGACGAATA AATTAGAAAGCTTTCCGTGGACATTGAGTCTCGTCGAATTCCACTGTTATATGTTACAGCAACACACACaaaaaaacttcattaaaaaagtATCATTAAATGCTACAGTTGCTCTTACAACTAAATTTACAATGTCTCCAACTGGAGGAAATGTACTGTCTTCATTAGGACTTTGTGTTCATATTGATAATTCTCCTATTATCATTTCAGTTTCCGAAGAACAG ATAGTATTCatgaacaaaataatttcaaacattctttGCGTGCTACGAGTTTCAACTGCTGCTGACAAAAGTGTTGTAGCTAGTACTTTGAATACCGAAACGCAAGTAGTTCTTCCTATCATACCGCAAACTCCATCTACGCCAACACAATTACTATATCCGGAAGATACAACAACTACTTCAACCGTTTCTACATCGAAAGATGATATTATGCAAG AATCAGACGAATTAGTTTTGACGGCGTGGATTCAATGGACTATTACAAAAATCGCATTTAAATTATATGTGGCAGAAGTAGGAAGTTCATCTTCATTGAAACTAGTTCTTGAATTAGAAGATATTATTACCTCATTAGATCTGCAACCCGTTTACCTAAAATTAAAAAGCAAAATTACAACAGCTACTATATTTCATTACACtag AGCCCCGAATTCACCAACTTGGGACATTGGTGAATATGTAGGTGCAATACTCTGTGGAAGAGAAGATAGTTTAGAGAAAGGTGATGATTCTGGATTTTTGAGTTTCACTGTGACCAGGGCAAAGTCGGGAAACGTTCATACACGATGGGGTACTTATAAACGCCACAGAAGCCAGAag aAAGACATTGTAACAGAACCTACTCTATCTAGTAATGCTTACATTTCTGAAGTGGTTGTAAAAATCCAAATGGTGGATATTATTTTACCACTTACTATAGTTAGCAAGTATGTACAACTACTGAAACCATTCACTTGTTTTTATCAAACTATTGAAAAAGATTGCATTGAAACTCCTGAACAAAATGCAACAACAAGTTTAAGTAGCATTGCAAGTCTTGATAATGAAACTTTACCATTGATATATCTGGATTTTAAGGGTCTCAGACTAATGTTACCAGCTTCAaacataattaaattgaaaccgCAACACGATTTGCTAATGCTGCAG tTAGATGGAATTCGCATCACTCCACATGCAGAGAATCCAATCTGTAGAACACCTTTGAGATTAGACATATATCAACTTGCAGCCcaagcaaatattttaaatataccagGTTCCGCTGTAGAGGATCGGCAGtatcaaattaatataaatggCATATGCGCTCATACGACTACTTGGAAAAATTATCAAATGAGCATAAACAAG AAAATGTCTCAGTCGTATCTTTACACAATGAACGAAAATCCTGCCTTAGAATGGAATAAACTTGGACATGGAAGTAGTTTGGAGCAACAATTTTCAACTCTTCCATTAGTGTCAAA GTTTGATTTATGCCTAATCATTGCGCCGCCGATTTTATTTAAACCGGATGTAACAGTATGCGGCAGTGCTATTGAAGTTAACTGTATTACAGACATTGAAGTGACTGTAAATTTAGATCAAATTCAGTTAATTTCGATATTAAACaacgaattaaaaaatgtattattgggCAACTTTGAGCCACATAGAACTTCAACTGAGTCCAGTAATACATTTCATAAGATTTCTTCAACAATGGGAACTATTAAACAAATTACTTGGACAAAGCAATCATCCGATGATGTGGATGTTGATTTTACTAAGGATAGTGGTATAGATTTCGAAACGTCCAGTGTGAATTCAACCATTGTT ggTAAACCAACAATTCCAGAGGTTTCTGTATTATTACCCTTCGAATTCTTGGTAAACTGTGGTAAAATAACATTTCTACTTTATGATATTCAGAAAGCAAGTACAAAATATCAAGTT gatataaatgaaattgaagaagATGAAGGTGAAAGTCAAAAGCAGCCACTAGTTTATATTATGGTTAATCaaccaaatatttatttttcacagcAACATCCTTCACAGAAAGTACAA GTATCATGTTTCGATGTAACCATGGCAttaggagagaaagagaattatgaattatattcCATACCATCAGAGAAAGATTTTAAATTGTTCATGATTGAAACAAAAAGTGGAGATTTACATCCAGATACAGGCATACCGCCATCTTTTGTAACAATGAAGTATGAAAAGACTTTAGGGAAAAAGCCACAATTTTCTGTAGATATGGGTAGaccaacaaaaatttatttctctttgtCAAGATTAAGTCAGATATATGTTATGAAAAATAAG ATATTATCGTGCTTTACAAACCAATGCGAAACACCAACAGAACAGTTCGACGATATAAAGATATTATCGACGacaaaaacgaagaaattaaaTTGGCCTGATTTAAATATGAGCACTAAGCAAGTTGTGTTATCTTTGAAAACAGATTCTGGTGCTGAAATAATAATCAGTTTAGCTTCTTTATCTGGGAGCGTTACATCTCTTCTTAGACCAGATAGAATATATTCTAACACTTCTGTAGATTCATTCATCATATCAGCAAtacttaatgaaaatataaaagtgcTTTTAAACCCATGGTGTTGCAATATTACCGTTTGTCTGCTTTGGGAGTCATGGCAGAATACTGACTCTATTCCCCAAATACACGTGCAAGCAGACAGTGACAGtctttatttagattttgggcctgaacaaataaaaattataaaaaatgttatgcaAGATTGCCAGTTTTTATTGAATGAATTAACAACAACTCCTTCAGAGTGCAAAAATAATGAGAAACAAATTGTACTGTCTACTGAACAACATTATAAAGATGATCTTAAAGCAGGTGCATTCCAATTTGTCAATGGTAACGCCGATGAATTACCATTCCCATATCAA gttgTATTCTTTGCTTATCCTCAACAATCAATGGCATGGCGGTATCCACAACCAAGAACATTGACTAGAATACATGTATCACCAGTTCCATTTGAA aCATTGGACTCCGATAGCGGTTACATTGACAAAGTACCCTGTGTTCTTGAATACTGGAGTGATTGTCACATGTCCTATCAACGTTACGTTGATTTCTACTTATCAGAAACAGATTCGTACCGATTAGAACTGCCTGAAAAAGCTCCGGCTCGAGCAGTCGCTTGCATATGGCGAGTAGTTTTATTGTCAAGCAATAACAAGCCACTTTCGAAGACGATAATATCTGCACGCGTTCTCGCGGCGTGTTTACGCATCGATTCCTATTTTAATTCGTCGATTATACCCAATATACAGGCCGCTTTGAATATTGGTGCCATTCATTTATCGATGTACAACCACGTTAATCCaactatgtataataatttgCAACGGCCGTTAAAAAATTATACGTTGAAAGGTACTAGTCCTGAAACTCAATGCTTCATGACTTTGGAGCATAAAGAAGCCATCCTTGTACTTAATAAATGGATAGATGGATCCACGTTAATTGATATCAGCGGTACATTTGGTGTGCATATATTAGACTATACACATTTGACTATGCAAGAAATATTAGATCCTTTAGAAGCAAGATTTCAACTGTCGTTATCGGACAAAACGGATATATCATTAACATGTAGTCCATTCTCATTGAAGTTAGGACCAACTATAGCACATACTCTCGCCGTTTCTACACATTTATGGCTTACATTTTTAGAAGAAGATAACAAAAACATGATTCTATTTACTCGTTACGTCGTAGCCAATGACAGCAATGTCCCCATCCTCTTTGGTCAAAGTGGTACTGGAGACAATACACTGCTAGAAAGTAGACAATGTACTTTCTACTCATGGAAACACTTTGATAACAAGATGATAAGGATAGCAATAGAGGAGAATATTTGGTTGTGGAGCAAACCATTCTCTGTGGCCACTGATGGTATTCAAGCGATTGAGTTTAACAATTCTGTAACTAAAGCAACAGCATTTGTAAGTGTTAGATCTCTCTCAGCCACTCAGAAGTTAGTGACCTTCTCTGGCCAACTGATAATTTCCAATCAACTGATTGATAACTTCGAGATGAAATTAGTTAAATACGAAGGTGATATTGGTTCTAAAGTTACTGTATTGAAAGACGTTTATCCTGTTCCTGGTAAAAACTGTCCACCATCTGTTATACTCGATGGAAACAAGAAAATGGCCATACGTTTACGCTTCACCAACATGCCTAATTTATCTTGGACAGGGGATATTCCACTTCAACCTAATGCTAAGTGGGGGCAACCATGGCTGGTTAAGGTACCATTACAAGAACGTGGACAATTTTTAAGTATTTGGGTACGAATAGTCACACAGGTCATTCAAGATAGAATAAAAGTGCTAGCCGTACTTAGCCCACTGTACATGATTAGATCACATTTACCAGTACCAGCTAGAGTACAAATGGATACAccttcattgaaaatttcattaagtaCAATGGTGAATGGCCGTGGTGAGCGACAACAGCTATACTGTCCTGGAACGTTCGAACATTTCCATCAATTAACATTCCAATTGGAATCTGGTGTATCCACGTCAAATCCATACGTACCATTGTCTTATAGTTCCGTCGACCAACGAAAGTTTTTCAAAAGACCCGAATTCGAAGATATCGATGCTATTCTAACAAGTCTTGAAGatcaaaaagaagaagaacaatgGCCTTTCCAGGGAGATATGATAGAAGAATGGATATCCGCTGAACAACCTCAAACACATGTTCAAGTAAAATACCAAGATGCTGGATTAGTTTCCAGTACTTTGTTGTTAGAACTACAACCGTGGTGCTTTATGTTGAATTCCATGGGTTGTCACTTGTCTCTAGTATCGGAAGATACAGAACTCTGTCAAATACCTCATTACGGTATCGTAACACCACCAAAATTGGAAGGTACGTTTCACTTATGTGTCGGTGTTGGTGATACATTTTATACATCTCAGTCTCTTCAACTGGCACGTCCTGATTGGAGTCAGAGTTTCTACATGCCTAGAATTGGAGGACTCATCCCAGTTGATGGAAACATTAAAACGTGTGTAGACTGTTGTTCGAGTGTATCCATTATGAGTATTAATTCAAGCATGCACGAAGACATGAGGCTCATACGTATAACAAGTAGTCATGTCATCAGTAATTTAACATCTCAAGAATTATGCATTGCTACATTGGCAGTGCATGAAGAAGAAACTAGGCTTGAATTACCTAACGATCTCACTCTTTATAGTCTTAATATTTCACCGAGCGAAGATCAGAAACAGGGCATACCAATTACACAATGGTACACATTGTACATGGAAGACATTATGGAACCCCTTGTACTTTATATATCTTTAAGTTTAGGGCACAAATGGTCTTGTCCAATACGAGTTGATCAAGGCATGAGTCGTAAATGCGTTGCCATTCCAAATGGTTCTACAACTATGCCAGTAGTCATTACAACACAAGAAGACAAAGGCACAACGTATATAATGATTCATGTGGATCATCATCCTCAGTTGTTGATTGAAAATACTTGcgctttcaaaattttattgggTCAGGCGAACGAGACAGGAGAAGTAATAACGCCAGACACTTCACACTTTACATGGACTTGTGAAGTGGAAAGTGGTGCATCTTGCCACTATTCCATTCCATCCATTAGCAACAGGTTGCCTGATGCGCCTGTTTCAACTGCATCCAATGTATTGTTATTTTCTGCTGTAACAAATCATAATGAACAGGCGATACAAAACAAAGAAGTGCGGTGGTCGAGAGGCATAAATTTATCTGCAATATCAGGGGTATTAGTAGACCAATATGTACGATTACCATTTTATGGAGATGTAAAATTGATCATGCAAAATCGTTGTTATACTACATATATTAGTATTGTTCCTATATCACAAGAAGAAGTATCTGCAAGAGACATTAGAAGTCGACTTTTGCGCAAAGAAACTGAcatgaaagaaatagaaacacTGCATACTAAATACATTGATCAGGCAGAGGATGATAAAACAATAAATGTACAGGGTTCAGATAGTTCAACATCAGTGACGACATTTTTCTCGGCTCAAGACGAGaatttaattacagaaattgcAACACCTTTGCAAACAAATCCGGAACGATCAATTACGAATATGGACAATTTAAAAACTAACGCAAACGATGATGCGAAGGCTGCCGAAggaaatatttctaaagaagGGTCTGCAACTATACATCTTCGCggaatcaatattattatcatgCACGATATGAATGAAAACGCACAAAGAATTGAAGTTGCCAGTTTATCTATGACTGATATTATAGTCACTGTTGCTGCAAGATCTAGAATCATCAATCTAAGTGCTTTCATAGGCGATCTTCAATTAGATAATCAAATGTTTGATCAAGGAGGTTTTGATTTTCCTGTAGTATTGATAAGTCAAAGTCCACTAGTCACAAAGGGGGTAGGATACTACAcacataattgtttaataaataaaatagaacaaatCAGggaaaattctttaataaccaTTGATTATATCATGGAAAATCAAGGACATATTAGAG CGTCAAAAGAGCTTTACTTAAAAATTGCACCTATCAGTGCCTATATTGAAGACACGTATATTACTCAATTACTAAATTATGCAACTTCAATGGTTCCTCCAAGATTTTTTGCACCAGATGATATAATAAAGTCAAAGACATTAATTTCAACTACTGAAGTATGTGTGTCCAATTACATAATGGTCGATGCAAAAATATTAAGTGCGCCCTTAAGACTGCAAAACTTGAAAATAGAACCTCTTTCGATCCTGTTAAGTGCTCACACGTCTGTGCGATTATACGTAGCTTTAGATCATTCTCCCTTGTATTTTGGCAcctttgaaaagaaaaatattttaactacaCCATATAGACTTGGCAATGCACTTACTATGCATTATTTATCTGGTGCTATTTTTGGAGCAG GATGGGTAGTTGGATCTTTAGAAATATTGGGATCACCTGGAAGCTTAGCACAAGCTCTTGGCTCTGGACTTAGAGACTTTATATCGCTTCCACTCCAAGGTTTATTGCAAGGACCTTGGGGTTTCATTGTAGGGATAACGCACGGTTCTGCTAGTTTGATGAGACATGTTACCGCAG GTACTTTGAATTCTGTGACAAAGTTAGCATCTAGTGTGGCACGAAATCTAGATCGCCTAACACTTGATGAAGAGCATTTACAAAGGCAAGAAGAGTCGAGAAGAATGAGACCTCAAGGCATGGCACAAGGGCTTTATCAAGGCTTAACTGGATTAGGCATGAGCGTTCTAG CTGCGGTTGCTGGCATTGCTCATCATCCTTTGCAACAAGTATGGTCAGGTGAAATGACAACTAAAAGTCTTGTGACTGGTGTTGGACTTGGATTGGTTGGAGTAGTTACAAAACCTTTAAGTGGAGCTGCAGAATTAGTTGCACTGACAGGACAGGGATTACTTCAGGGTGCTGGTTGGAATTCCTTACctact CCTCGGCAAAGACCAGTTGTTCAATATACAACAGGAAATAATGCATCCATTAGATATGCTTGGTGGTTGTTACCTCTGCTAAAAAACAATCATGGCAACATTTTACATGTTACCAATGCAGATTATGTAATTCAGCAAGGCAGTAATCATGCTGTGACATTAGTTCTAACAAGGCATGCATTGTTATTAGTTAATGCAGCTGAGGATACAgtggaaagaatatttttattgaaagattTAACGAGTGCCGATCACCACCTTGATTCGACCATAAGTTTATACTGTATTCCTGAAACGACACAAACGAACAGGCCTGTGTCACCTACTCCGTATGAG ATGGATCAAGAAATGAGAGCACGTGTAGAGGAATACGTGAGAACCAGTAGTACAGGTTTAGCCAGCGTTTCAACAAATAGCGATGGACAGTCGGATACTTTTGAAAACGTTACCACTCATTCTGATCGTACACTTACCTTTTACGTTTCCCCTGATTcgcgtaattatttattatcgctGTTTAACATCGCCAAACGCCAAAGTCAGGGCAGCGGATTCAGAGTATTATAA